The DNA region tataaaatctaaaaaaatcttaattataaaaaaatccagattaatcaaaatataaataaaaaataatcgatattacaGAAGAGGAtactgaaaaatatttaaaatgtctGGAAAATTCTCAAACGACAGTTGAAACGATCGAGGAAAGTGTTGATGCTAAAGTATTAACTGTAGGTTAGTATTAAGATTATATTCTATCTATTTGTATTGCAATTTGttactttaacaattttttttatattttgtagatGATCTTTATAGAATTAGACAAGGTTTAGAAAATCAAAGATATGATGCTTTTGTTTTGTATGCAAATGAAGATGTTGATTTTGCAAATGAAATGATAGATAagcttgaaaaatttaatataaaagtaagaatgattaataacattaaaaattatattataatataaaataatattataactttttatatgaaatatttatagcTTTGTATAAAGGATCGAGATCTAATAGGAGGTATTAATTTCGAACACGAGGCTGTGATGACTCTAATATCGGAGCGCTGTAATAGAATGATCATAATAGTATCTCCTAATTTTCTCAAGAGTTCTgcaaacgaattttttttgaattatgcTCAAGCCGTAAGCATTGGTAGGTATCAAAagttaaagtatatatatttataaaaaagtgtcttatatataccaatatttataaattttattctatagaTAAGCGTCAGAGGAAAATCATACCATGTTTATACAAAAAGTGTGCATTACCGCTTCAACTTAGTTATATGTTTATTCTTGATTATACTCGAGTCGGTTTATATGATTTTTGGGGACGATTAAGAGATTCCATCCAGGTTTCAAATACATTacaaaatggaaatataaagGAGCAACATCTAAAAGATATTCAGAATAATACGTTAGCAGAAAATAAGATTCAGTATTCTACAAATCTAGATAGATACAAATCAGATATTGAAACTGTCCCATCTGAAAAATTGCAAGGGAGTGTACAAAATATACCAAATTTAACCTCTGTTAcgcaaataaaattatcaaagagtatagaaaattttaat from Vespula pensylvanica isolate Volc-1 chromosome 12, ASM1446617v1, whole genome shotgun sequence includes:
- the LOC122633415 gene encoding myeloid differentiation primary response protein MyD88, with protein sequence MDLSTIPLTALSIRTRNTISNLLNPTKFLPCDNGLPRDWRGLAHLANIEGELLPLVSSHSDPTMFILNTVIQKKSKDDIANLLNMLSILERWDIIDDTQQFIEEDTEKYLKCLENSQTTVETIEESVDAKVLTVDDLYRIRQGLENQRYDAFVLYANEDVDFANEMIDKLEKFNIKLCIKDRDLIGGINFEHEAVMTLISERCNRMIIIVSPNFLKSSANEFFLNYAQAVSIDKRQRKIIPCLYKKCALPLQLSYMFILDYTRVGLYDFWGRLRDSIQVSNTLQNGNIKEQHLKDIQNNTLAENKIQYSTNLDRYKSDIETVPSEKLQGSVQNIPNLTSVTQIKLSKSIENFNVSNLEKERHIGLLQWTRKKLKLKQETKEQSHETIPYLPSLDNLSTLGITIDSTDISQNKSKEDKSKEKKFKKIKTFRKMLLKS